The Pseudomonadota bacterium genomic interval GGTCTGGATGAACCGCAAGACGATCCCCGTTCCGGCTCATCATCGTCTCATGCCGGGCATCCTCAACCTGGTTTCCGCTGCGGGCATGATCCTGTGCATCTGGGCCATCGTCATCCTCTCCCCGTGGATGGCCGCCCTCGGCGTCGCGCTGGCCTACCTGGGCAAGAGCTGGTACCTCGACCGGATGGTCTGGCTCCTCGAGGACATGAAGAGCCGGCCCGAGTACGCCCCGTGGCTCTACTAGGAAGCTCTACTGCTGCCTGCAGGTCGTCAACTTGGTGGGTCAAGTCAGGGAGGCCGGAAGTAGCGGCACACATAGTACCTTGACAGGCAGAGTACCATGCCCTAGAGTGCCCATATGGATTGGAGCAGGCACACCTCGGACCTCCTTCGCGGTCACATCGACACGATCCTCCTCAAGCTGCTGCTCGGCGGGGACAAGTACGGATACGAGCTGACGAAGCTGGTCTTCGAGGGTTCCGGGCGAGCCTTCGAGGTGAAGGAGGCGACGATGTACTCGTCCCTCAAGCGGTTGGAGCAGGAGGGCTCCATCCAGACCTACTGGGGGGACGAGACCCAAGGCGGGCGCCGCAAGTACTGCCGCATCACCCCCGAGGGCCGTGCCGCCTACGACGCCAAAAAGAAGGACTGGGAGCAGGCCAGGAAGATCCTGGATCGACTGCTCTGAAACGAAAGGGATCCCCATGGACGATCGACTCGCCTCATTCCTCGGCACCGCCTTCGCCCCGTATGGCGACTTCCCGGGACGCGCGGATGTCATCGAAGAGCTCCTCGCCGACATGCGGGAACGCCTCGCCGACCTCAAGGCCCAGGGCATGAGTGACGACGAAGCGTACGAGGCGGCCGTCGGTGGCTTCGGCGATGTCGCGGAGATCATGGAGCATGTCCCCCGGAGCGCGGGCGATGCCACGGCGCCGTCCTCTCGGACCCCGCAGGTGAGCACGTTGGTCCTCGATGATGCCGACCTCAGCGGATCCGTGCTGACCGGAGCGGACTTCAGCAACAGCGCGTCGCGTCGGACGAGCTACGAGGGGTCTGATCTCACTCGGGCCACGTTCAAGGGCACCGCGCTGCGAGGCGCATTGTTCGCGGGTGCCACGTTGACGGATGCGGAGTTCCGCCACGCTGATCTCCGTGGTGTGCGATTCGACGCAACGGATCTCACGCGGGCGCGATTCCTCGGAGCTGCCATGAAAGGGGCGACCTTCGTCGGAGCGACCCTCACCGACACCGATTTCGGCCGATCCGATCTCACCGACGTCTCGTTCGACTCGATGACGCTGCAAGGGGTCGCCTTCGACAGCGCTTCGCTGAGGGGAGCCTCGTTCAAGAAGGCGACGTTGCGAGGAGTGTCGTTTCACCATTCCGCCGTGAAGCGGGCGGCGTTCGACGGCGCGGCCATGGACAAGCTGATCTTCGCGGTGCTGAAGGGTGCCAAGGCGCGCCTCGATGACGTCCGGATCATCGGCGATACTCCCTAGAGCACCGAACAGCTGCCCGTCACGCATGCCCCTCGCAGCCTGTCGAGGGCGTGGAGGTTCTCGACCGTGCGGAGCGCGGATGCGAAACGCTGTTCGACGACTGGAAGGAAATGGGGTGGACGCGACATTGCTTGACCGTCCAGACAACGCTTTCACAAGGGAGGTATCTACATGGGGCGTAAATCAATTCTGGCCGTCTTGATCGTCGCTGCTTGTTGGCTCGTCTCTCCGCTCGGCTGCGGGGATGACGACAGCGGGCCTACGGATTCCGGCACGGACACGGACACCGACTCAGACACCGACACGGACACCGACACGGACACGGACACCGACACGGACACGGACACCGACACGGACACGGACACCGACACCGACACCGACACGGACACCGACGCTGACAGCGGCGCCCCTGATGGAGGCACCGAGGACGGAGGCGTGGACGCCGGCAAGTAGCCGTAGTCCCGTTTTTACCTCCGCGCGAGCACCCACCTGAGGATCGCCGGCTCGCTCTTTCCACAGCCATGTCCGCCTAACCGCCGGAACATGCTGCGTTTCGATCGTGCCCGAGCCTTTTCCCGGCGCACATCTCGGCGCGCGGCGGTAGAGTCCCCTTCGGGGGCAAGAGGTGGAGCCATGCCGTCCGAGATGACCGTCCACGCCACGTACGCCGGTGGGATGCGGGTGACCGCGACCAACGGCGAGCACACCCTGACCACCGACTACCCGCTCGCACCGGGAGAGAAGGCGGCCGGGTTCCGGCCCATGGAGCTGATCCTTGTCGCCCTCGCCGCCTGCGCGGGCAGCGCAGTGGGGCTGCTGCTCGGCCGCATGAAGCAGCCGATGCAGGGGCTCGACGTGAACGTGCGGGCCGAGCGCTGCGACGAGCATCCGACCGTGTTCACAGCCATCGCGATGGAGTTCGTCTTCCGTGGCGCCGGGCTCGATCCCGCTGCGATCGAGCGGGTGATCGCGCAGGCCGACGATCAGCTGTGCCCGGTCTGGGCCATGGTGAAGGCGTCCACACCGATCACGACGACGTACCGCATCGTGGAGGCGGGGTAGGGGGCACTGACGTCCTGTCAGGCGAGCGCGGATTGCATGACCGCCCTTATCTCCTCGACGGTGTAGGGCTTGACGAGAAAACCCGCGCTGTCGCGCAAGGTACAATCCGTGAGAACGGAATCGATCGGGTAGCCGGTCGTGATGACGATCTTCGCGTCCGGGAACCGCTCCCTGATCCGCTCCGCGGCTTCCGCACCACCCATGCCGCCTGGAACCGTCAGGTCCATGAGCACGGCGTCGAAGCCGGGACCCGACTCCCGAGCACGGGCAAACATGTCGATCGCAACCGCGCCGTCGGACGCCGCCTCCGTCTCGTAGCCGAGCGCGTTCAGGATGCGGCACGCGACCTCGCGGACGCAGTCTTCGTCGTCCATCACCAGGATGCGGCCGTTGCCTGCGACGTGAGGGCTCTCCGGCGGTTTGTCGACCGTCGCTCTCTTTGTCGCGACCGGCAGGTAGACGTTGAACGTCGTGCCCTCGCCCGGCGACGACAGGGCCTCGATGTGTCCATCATGCTGTTTCACTATCGAGTGGCAGATGGCGAGCCCGAGACCGCTCCCGGTCTTCTTCGTGGTGAAGTAGGGGTTGAAAATCCTGTGCAGGTCCTCGGGGGAAATGCCAGATCCCTGATCGTGGATCTGGAGCTTCACGTACTGGCCACTCGCGAGCGGACCCTCGCCCTGCGCCGAGGCGGCGACGTTTGCGGCTTCGATCCGTATCAGGCCGCCATGCGGCATCGCCTGAACGGCGTTGATCACCAGGTTGTTCAGTACCTGTGTGATCTGTCCCTCGTCGGCTTCTATGGGCGAGAGGTCGGGCTGCAGCCGGAACTCCGCCCGGATATTCGCACCATGTAGGGCGAAATCGACGGCCTCCCGGAGCAGCGGTTCGACCAGAACGGTCTTCTTCCTCGGCTCTTTGCTTTTGGAAAACGAGAGCAGCTGGCGTGTCAACGCGCGGGCCCGAAGGCACGCTTTTTCCGTCTCTCCCATGAGGTGAAACGCCTTGCCATCGTCCGAGACATAGTCCTGCGCCAGGCTCAGGTTGCCCAGGATAGCGGTGAGGATGTTGTTGAAGTCGTGGGCGATCCCGCCGGCGAGCAGGCCTATCGACTCGAGCTTGTCCGATCTCGCGAGCTCCTCCTCCAGACGGCGCTTGATCGTGATGTCGAACAGGATGCCCCGAATGCCCACGATCCGTCCTTCGGCGATGATGGGACCGGAGTGGATCTCGCCTATGAACTTCGTCCCGTCCTTTCGGAAGAAGGTGCGCTGTCCGGCGATGCTCGCACCCTGCATGATCTGGGCGACGTCGGCCATGGAGGCGGCCCGGTTCTCCTCCGTGATGAGGTCCGAGACGCGCAAGGTGAGCGCCTCCTCGAGGGAGTATCCGAAAGTCTCCGCGGCGGTCCTGTTGACGTAGAGGAACCGTCCTTGAATGTCGAACTCGTAGACGCCGACGGGCAGCGACTCGGTCAGCGTCCTGTACTTCTCCTCGCTCAGCTTGAGCGCCTCGACCGTCCGGCGCTGCTGCTCCTCCCTTCGCCGGCGTTCCGTCACATCGAAGATCACGCCTTCGACAAACAGCGGATTCCCGTCCGCCCCGCGCGTCGGCCGCCCGCGCTCCTCGAAGTGGAGCATGTCGCCCTTCCGCGTTCTGAAGCGGTACTCCACAACGAACGGTTCGTTCTTTTCGATCGCGATGCCGACAGCGCGGACGACGCGGGGCCGGTCGTCCGGGTGGATCAGCGGGTCGATCGAGCAGACCTCGCCGTGGACGAGGTCCTGCGGAGAGTAGCCCGTAAGCTCCGCCAGCATGTCGTTGAGGAACTCCATCCGGCTTCGCTCGCGCAAGTGGACCCGGTAGACGATGCCGGGGATGTTCTGCGCGAGCGACTTGCAAGCATCCTGAGCAGATCGCGGATCTTCAACAACTATCCCAGCCCGCCCGCCGTTCGTGTCTTCCTGCATAGTCTCGTACCCGCGATGCTTCTGTGTTCTCGTGACGCACGGCTATCGTTGCCTGTTCGAGGAATGTTCAGCAGTTGAAAAGCTTCGCGCCTCGCGACACGAAGGTCAAGGGTTGAGAACTGCCACGCGCCTGCACGATCGCCTCGTTCTTCCGCCTACGCCATCGTGATAGAATCCATGATCAACAGACCGGGGGTACAGACATGACCATGAAGTGGAGCGGGATGGTGCTGGCTTTGGCGGCGGCGATGTTCGCCGGGTGCGATGGAGGCGAGGCGCCCGGCAGCGCGGGGACGGACACCGACACGGACGGCGATTCCGATTCCGATTCGGACTCTGATTCCGATGTCGACTCGGACACGGACACCGACTCGGACTCGGACGGCGGCGCGGACACCGACGAATGCGAGAGCCTGGTCGAGGTCACGTATCACGATTTCGCCGACGAGCACCCCGACTTCGGCTGTCACATGTCCGGTGCGGGGATCACCTACGGCCTGGTGCTCGACACCCTCGATGCCGACCGCAAGCCCCAGTACAACCCGGACATCCCCGCCGTCACCGGCGGCTCCAACCCGATGATCACGTCGGCGGAGACGTTCGCCCAGTGGTTCCACAGCGTCGACGGGGTCAACACGACGTCGACCGGCACGCTCCCGCTCGTCGAGGATCCGCCGGGCTCCGGCGTCTACAAGTACGAGAGCACGGACTACGTCGTCGTACCCGGCCAGGGCTCCTTCACCTCGGAGATCCATTCGGAGTTCGTCTACGAAACGGGGCAGGTGTTCACGTTCTCCGGAGACGACGATGTATGGATCTTCATCGACGGGACGCTCGCGGTCGACGTCGGCGGGCTCCACACCGAGGAAACCGGCTCGATCGACCTCGACACTCTCGGCCTCACGCCCGGCGAGACCTACAACATCGACATGTTCCACGCGGAGCGCTGCTACCCCGTGAGCGTCTTCAAGCTCCAGACTTCGATCGACTGCTTCACGCCGGTCGTCGTCGAGTGAAAGGTGCGGCCCGCGAGCCTCCCCCCCTCCGGCAAGCGGTGAGCAGCCGATTTGACTGATCAGGATGCTTCCCCCTCGCCATTTACTGGAGAGGGGGACCGAGGGGGTGAGGTGAACGGAGCACTTCTTCGCGCGTTCAGAACGTGCAGCAGGCGATGGGGCGGGCCACGTTGCAGGAGTAGGTGGTGCTCATCTCCCCGGTTCCGGAGAGCATCAAACCGGTGTAGCTCGTGCCGGTGTGCACCCAGCTGTCACAGGTGCCTTCGTAGCTGACCCAGCGACCGAACGCCGGGGCGCCGCCCACGGTGAACGCTCCGGTGAGGGTGATGCTGGGCTCGATCCAGGCACCTCCTGCCGGGATGGGATCGGCCGACACCGCCCCGACGTATTCTGCGGCGTGGCACATGTGGGAGCCGGGATACTCGGCGACGCAGGCCGCGTGCATGGAAGGGCGCCCGGTCATGGGCGCCATCGCTGCCGTGAAGCCGGCGAAGGTGGCGCTCGACGCACCGTTGCAGCAGGCCAGCGGCCGGGCGGTGTTGCAGCTGTAGGTGGTGCTGAGCTCTCCGCTCGCGCCGAGCATCAGCCCGGTATAGGAGGTGCCCCCGTGAGACCAGGTATCGCAGGTGCCTTCGTAGCTGTTCCAACGGCCGAACATGGCGGCGCCACCCACGACGAAGCCGTCGTCCTGATCCACGCTGGGATCGATCCACGCCCCGCCGACGGGGATCGGCGACGCGGAGTTGGACAGCACGTACTCCGCGGCGTGACAGAGATGAGCCCCCGGGAACTCGGCGGCGCACGCCGCGTGCGCGACCGGCCTGCCGCCCATGTTGCCCGTGTAGGTGGCGACGGTGAATCCCGCGAAGCCCCAGTCGATCTCGCCGAGGGCGCCCGAGCCCGGCGGCCCCGATGGTCCCTGTGGTCCGGGCGGTCCCGCCGGCCCGTCGGCTCCGTCGGTGCCATCGACACCGTCGACGCCGTTGGTGCCGTTGGTGCCGGCCGGTCCCTGCGGTCCCTGGATTCCCTGCACGCCTTGTTCGCCTTGCAGCCCCTGCGAACCATCGGCGCCGTCCTGCGCGATGATCTGCCAGTCGACGCCGTCGAACACGTACGATGCGCCGGCGACCGTGTCGTAGTAGCCGTCGTTCACGGACGGTGAGGGGGGCGGGGCGTCGAGCTCGCCGAGCCACTCGACAGGCAGACCGTCCACGCCCGCCGGACCCTGCGGCCCCTGCGCGCCGGTCGCGCCGGTCTCCCCCTGCGGCCCGGCGATTCCCTGCGGACCTGTCGCGCCGGTCTCCCCTTGCGGACCGGTCGCGCCGGTCTCCCCCTGCGGTCCGGCGATTCCCTGCGGACCGGTCGCGCCGGTCTCGCCCTGCGATCCCTGCGGCCCCTGCTCGCCCTGCTCACCCTGCGGCCCGGCCGGACCCTCGGGCCCGACATTCTCCTCGTCGCTCCTGCCCTCGCTCCCGCTGCAGCCGAGCGCGAGGAGGCAGACCGCCGCGCCACATATGAAACGCTCTCTCATCATCTCGACACCTCTTTGGTTACCAAAGTACGTGCGCCGCGCCTGTGGAATTCACTCCGCCGAAATCGAACGATACGGTGATAGCACACCCGCGCAGGATTCTCCTTCGCCAAGGCTACGGCGGGACAGTGGGCCCGGCCGAGCACCCTTCCGAATGACTCAGAGCACTTTCTTCGGGGTATTCTTCCGGTCGTCGTCCGGCCGCGGACTCCCATCTCCTTGCGGCTCATGCCGACCGGCGTTAACGTGGTTTCGTAGCGTCACGAGAGGTCGGCGAGGGGGCAAGACGATGAAGCACCTGATAGCGCTCGCGCTCCTGTACGCGCTGGCATCGCTGCCGTCCTGCTGGAGGAGCGGGTCAGAGGACGGCGCCGCCGCGCCCGATGCCGACATCGACGCGGATACCGACACCGATGTCGATTCGGACACCGACGGCGACTCGGATACCGATGTCGACACCGACGGCGACTCGGACACCGACTCCGCCACGGACGCGGATACGGATGCGGACACGGATGCGGACGCCGACACGGGGACCGAAACCGATACGGGCGCCGACCCGGCGGCGCTGCTATGGGCCACGCGCGCCGGCGGAGCGGGCGACGACCACTGCCTGTCCATCGATGCTTTCGACGACGGCTCTTTCGCGACGACCGGCTACTTCGCCCAGACCGCCGTGTTCGGCGAGGGTGAGGCCAACGAGACCTCGCTCGAGGACCCGAACTGGGACGACGTCTTCGTGGCCAAGTACGCGGCGGATGGGACCCTGGTCTGGGCCCGACGGGCCGGCGCGGCGTTTTCGGAGTACGGCACGGCGGTGGTCGCGCTCGACGGCGGCGACGTGCTGGCGATGGGCACGTTCGAGGAGAGCGCCGTGTTCGGTGAGGGCGAGACCGACGAGACGACGCTCACGAGCGACGGCATCACCTACGGCGAGGAGATCTTCCTGGCCAGATACCTCGACGACGGATCCCTCGAGTGGGCCAGGCGCGTGGGCGACGGCCGCGTCGAGGGGATGGCGGTGCTCGACGACGGATCGATCCTCGCGGCCGGGGTCTACCACGACGGCGCGCTGTTCGGTCTCGGCGAGGCGACCGAGACCGCGCTGGGCTCGGCCGGCGAGTCGGACGTCATGCTGCTCAAGCTCGACGCGGCGGGAGCGCTCGTCTGGGTCGAGGGCGGCGGCGGCCCGGACTACGATTGGGCGGGCGGATTGGCGGCTTTCGGAGACGGCTCCTGCGCGGTCGCGGGCATCTTCTGGGAAACGGCCACGTTCGGGGCGGGCGAGGCCGAGGAGACCACGCTCGCGACCTCGGGTGACCACGGCGCCTTCCTGGCCAAGTACGCCGCGGACGGCGCGCTCGAATGGGCGAGGAGCGCGATCGGCCCCGAATCGGTCCGCGCCCTGGCCGCGGCCCCGGCTGCCGACGGGTCGATCCTGATCACCGGAGACTTCTGGGTGAGCGCGACCTTCGGCCTGGGCGAGAGCGGGGAGACCACCCTCGTTTCGGCCGGCGAGAGCGACGTCTTCATCGCCAAGTACGACGCCGACGGAAACCTGATCTGGGCCAGAAGGGCCGGCGGGCCGGATCCGGACATGTGCCGTGGGCTCGATGCGGCCGAGGACGGATCGTTTCTCTACGTCGGCGGGTTCGGCGTGTACGATGACTACGTATCGTCGACGACGACCTACGGGCCCGGCGAGACCGGCGAGACCACGCTGACCTCGAGCGGCTCCGGCGACGTGGTGATCGCGCGCTTCAACGCGGACGGGACCCTCGCCTGGGCCATGAACGAAGGCGGCTTCGGCGACGACTGGGGGGTGCGGATCCACGCCGCCGCGGACGACACGCTGCTGGTTACCGGCGGCATGTGGAGCGCGGTGACGTTCGGTGAGGGAGAGGTCAACGAGACGACGCTCACGAGCGCCGGACAGGGCGATCCCTTCTTCGCCAAGTACGCGTTCTGAGGCTTCCAACCGAAGCGCTTACTCGTCGATCGCGATCTCGTATCCGGTCGCCGTCCGGCCGCGGAGACCCCGACGCGGTGGTGCTCGCTTCCTGCCCGAAGGGCGTGCTCCGAGCGGCGTTGTCGCGAAGGAGCATCGTTGCCGCGGCTCTCGTAGCCGCGGTCCCCGCAGGCCCCGGCCGGGCCAGACTGTCACACCTGTACGGCTTGTGCGTTTCTTCGAGGAGCGCTAGCGTGTTCTTGTCGCCGACGGAAACAGTTATGGGAGTCGGCCGGTGCAAGCACGAGCCGGCCGAGCAGAAGCGGGCTCCTTTCAGGGAGGTGTTCGGCGGCGAGGACGGGAAGGCGGGGGAGGGGAAGGGGACCCTGGTGGATACTGGTAATCCCATTTTGGAGGCGGTGAGAGTTTTGGAAAAGCGGTTCCAGGTTTTTGTAAGCTCAACCTACATCGACTTGCAGGAAGAGCGACGTCAAGTGATGCAAGCTCTTCTGGAGCTTGACTGTATACCATCTGGCATGGAGTTGTTCCCAGCTTCTGATGAAGAGAAATGGGAACTCATCAGGCGAGTAATTGATGATTGCGATTACTATATTCTTATTATTGGTGGTCGCTATGGTTCTGTAGATGAGCATGGGGTTAGCTATACCGAACGAGAATACGATTATGCTGCGGAGGCAAAGAAACCATGCTTGTGTTTTGTGCACGCGTCACCGGGAGACATCCCGTTGAACAAATCCGAGATAAATCCAGTTCTGATACCTCGTTTGGATGCGTTCATACATAAAGTCGAGAGTAAAATGTGTCAACGATACACAAATCCAGACGAGCTTGGAGGAAAAGTATCACGTAGTTTAATTCAATTAATGAAAAGAAAACCCGCAGAAGGCTGGGTTCGCAGCAGGTATGCAACTGATCCGATACTGCTGAGTTCACTACGTGAACGAATAGCGCAATTGGAAAATAGTCGTGAGATGTCCTCTTCCAAAACGAAGGCAGCGACCGAACATCTTCAACAAGGCGAGGATGAATATGAGATCACGGTTAACTGCAGCGAATACCGAGGTGGTGAAATTTGTTCTTGGAGTCTAGTAATTAAAATGACTTGGGACAATGTTTATTGGGAACTTGGTCCTGTAATGATTGGCGAATGTTCTGAGCATGATTTAAAGAGAAAACTCGCAGAAGTAATTGTTTACTACCAACCTGATAGTCCTGAGAAACAAGTCGATATTTCTTCAGCCCATCGAGAAATCTATGATGACTGTTTTCATACCATTATGATTCAGTTGGCCGCTTTGAAACTAATTGAAAAAAGCATTAAAAAACATTCTGTTGATGACAAATCTACTTATTGGACACTGACTCAGTATGGGGAAGACTACCTTGTTAACATGCGTGCTTTAAAAAAGAAGCACTAGTTGAGTCGCAACGTCACAAAGGCGATGCTCGCGGAGGTGGACAGAGTGTGCATGCATGATGCGATGGTGAACATGGCGGTGGTGTGGAAGAGCATCTGGGAGAAGTTCTGAGGAGGACGGGACGGAGAGCGTTTAGGGTTCGACAAAATGTGTACCGCGGGTGTCTGACAACCATTTTAACCCCATGCACCCATAGGAGAGATTGAAAAATGCAAGAAATAGTGACCCCTGAAGCTCATCATTTCCAGAGTATTTGGAAGCTGAAAGACAATCCATTTGTTTTCTATAGTGCAGAGAATCTTGAAGAATCTGCAGTTCTAGATCTGTTTGTTGCCGATCCGGAATCTAGCCTCGGAGCGTTTAGTTACAACGTCAACAATATAATTCGCGGGAAGTATGGATGTGGAAAAACGATGTGTCTGCGTGCAGTGGAGGCGTTCTGCTTCTCGCAAGCAATAGTTGATCTGATTCAAGTTGGTCACACACCTGTTATTCCCGTCAAAGTGAATCTTTCAGAAATAGCTACCATTTCTGAGCCTGAAGAGATCTACAAGGCAATCATTCTTAGGGTATTCAAATCCTTAATTGATGCGGGGAGAAAGATCGAGCATTATGTTCGAAATCCAGGTTGGTTCTCCGCGTTCCGAGAATGGCGGGACAAATTGACACGCCAAGGTTTGTTTGCACAAGACATCCGATATACGCAGCTTTCTGCCAGTTCCGTTTCACAGCAAGCAGAAAAGTCGTTTAGATTGGGCGCATCCACTCCGGGGGGAGGATTTCTTCAAGCAATATTAGATCTTTCAAAATCCTATACTGAAACAGTCGTTACACAACCCCGTGTGTCAATAGTTGAGATAAACGAATTTCATGAAAAGTATTTGAAGAAATACTGTGACCGGGTTCTTCTGCTATTTGATGAAGTAGGTAGTTTGAATCCATCCTTTTTCGTAACCAAAGGAAATGCTCCAAGTCAGTATGAGAATCTATTGAATCAATTGCGCACAAGTCATCATATCTTTTACAAATTATGTGTGTATCCAGGACATTATAGTGATGCCATTCAAGAGTCTCGCTACGGCGTCAGGATAAATCTGGACTATTCTATTACTGATTTTCAATCCTTTGCGAAGTATCTAGGTTTGTGCGAGTCGATAATGAACAAGTATGTTCGAGCCTCTCAATATCCCGGAGACAAAAGAAAGTTAGAGGATATCATTGAAATTGCAAATGTTGTTGATAATAAAGTTGGCAAGTCAACCTCTTTCTCATGCGTAAAAGGTAATGGAAATGCTCTTGAGCAATTGTGCTTCGGATCGGGGGGTATCGTACGGCGCCTTTTCTCTCTGTCTGCAAAAGCAATGATGATCTCTTCTAGACAGGAAAGAAATAGTCCGAAAGTTGACAGGATATCCGTTTATAGAGCGTTGGAGGAGTATGGCAGGGAACTGTTGAACAGGCACAGTACAATAGAGCGGAATCATTTGGTTCCGTTGCTAGACACCTGTAGAAAGGAAGAGACTTACCGATTCTACGCGGAACTGGATGCGAGTTCAATACTCAAACCGTTCCTTTCTAAAACACAACAGGATAGTATCCTCTATATCTCTGAACATGAGAATTCGTCACATCCTGCAGTGTATGAATTCGATTATGGGTTCTGCGTGTCACAGAATCTGCCGACCCATTCGCATAATTTGGGAAACAAAACATGTGAAGCTAGAACTCTGGATCACTCAAAATGGATTAGTAAGGTTGCTGATGTCACGGACACGATTCTTAGTCTATCTGGAATGTCCAGAGGTGTGATCTTGAAGTATTTCAGTGAAAAGAGATTTGGGTTTATCAAGTGCGATCCAGAGCAACCTGATGTCTTCTTTCACGTCAATGACATTATGGATTTTGGACCATTCAGCGAGGACACCCTAAAAGAAGGAATTCGGGCGCGATTCGCTATAGGAGAGGGAGCTAAAGGAACGAAGGCCAGATCTATTGTACTTGAGGAGCAAAAAAAGAATTAATAGAAGGCGACGCATCTCCTCAAGAGAAAACCGGGGTCAAAAGAATAATGGGGTCAAGAAAAAATGAGGTCGCAACCCTTCGCATGACACCTTCCGTTACACTTTTTGTATTCTGAACGTGCCGAAAGAAGAGCCGGATGGTGGCAATCTCCTCGCCCGGACTGGTGAGGGCCCCGGTCGGGAACAGGCCGGTCTAATCGACTACCCGGAATGCCCATCCTTACTACCGCAGAAACTTCAACCACATTTCATTTCCGATCTAATGGAAGCCATATCAGTAACTAGCCACTCCAACATCTCAAGGTTGTCCAGTTTGGT includes:
- a CDS encoding OsmC family protein; translated protein: MPSEMTVHATYAGGMRVTATNGEHTLTTDYPLAPGEKAAGFRPMELILVALAACAGSAVGLLLGRMKQPMQGLDVNVRAERCDEHPTVFTAIAMEFVFRGAGLDPAAIERVIAQADDQLCPVWAMVKASTPITTTYRIVEAG
- a CDS encoding pentapeptide repeat-containing protein, with translation MDDRLASFLGTAFAPYGDFPGRADVIEELLADMRERLADLKAQGMSDDEAYEAAVGGFGDVAEIMEHVPRSAGDATAPSSRTPQVSTLVLDDADLSGSVLTGADFSNSASRRTSYEGSDLTRATFKGTALRGALFAGATLTDAEFRHADLRGVRFDATDLTRARFLGAAMKGATFVGATLTDTDFGRSDLTDVSFDSMTLQGVAFDSASLRGASFKKATLRGVSFHHSAVKRAAFDGAAMDKLIFAVLKGAKARLDDVRIIGDTP
- a CDS encoding PAS domain S-box protein; the protein is MQEDTNGGRAGIVVEDPRSAQDACKSLAQNIPGIVYRVHLRERSRMEFLNDMLAELTGYSPQDLVHGEVCSIDPLIHPDDRPRVVRAVGIAIEKNEPFVVEYRFRTRKGDMLHFEERGRPTRGADGNPLFVEGVIFDVTERRRREEQQRRTVEALKLSEEKYRTLTESLPVGVYEFDIQGRFLYVNRTAAETFGYSLEEALTLRVSDLITEENRAASMADVAQIMQGASIAGQRTFFRKDGTKFIGEIHSGPIIAEGRIVGIRGILFDITIKRRLEEELARSDKLESIGLLAGGIAHDFNNILTAILGNLSLAQDYVSDDGKAFHLMGETEKACLRARALTRQLLSFSKSKEPRKKTVLVEPLLREAVDFALHGANIRAEFRLQPDLSPIEADEGQITQVLNNLVINAVQAMPHGGLIRIEAANVAASAQGEGPLASGQYVKLQIHDQGSGISPEDLHRIFNPYFTTKKTGSGLGLAICHSIVKQHDGHIEALSSPGEGTTFNVYLPVATKRATVDKPPESPHVAGNGRILVMDDEDCVREVACRILNALGYETEAASDGAVAIDMFARARESGPGFDAVLMDLTVPGGMGGAEAAERIRERFPDAKIVITTGYPIDSVLTDCTLRDSAGFLVKPYTVEEIRAVMQSALA
- a CDS encoding cold shock domain-containing protein, which gives rise to MQEIVTPEAHHFQSIWKLKDNPFVFYSAENLEESAVLDLFVADPESSLGAFSYNVNNIIRGKYGCGKTMCLRAVEAFCFSQAIVDLIQVGHTPVIPVKVNLSEIATISEPEEIYKAIILRVFKSLIDAGRKIEHYVRNPGWFSAFREWRDKLTRQGLFAQDIRYTQLSASSVSQQAEKSFRLGASTPGGGFLQAILDLSKSYTETVVTQPRVSIVEINEFHEKYLKKYCDRVLLLFDEVGSLNPSFFVTKGNAPSQYENLLNQLRTSHHIFYKLCVYPGHYSDAIQESRYGVRINLDYSITDFQSFAKYLGLCESIMNKYVRASQYPGDKRKLEDIIEIANVVDNKVGKSTSFSCVKGNGNALEQLCFGSGGIVRRLFSLSAKAMMISSRQERNSPKVDRISVYRALEEYGRELLNRHSTIERNHLVPLLDTCRKEETYRFYAELDASSILKPFLSKTQQDSILYISEHENSSHPAVYEFDYGFCVSQNLPTHSHNLGNKTCEARTLDHSKWISKVADVTDTILSLSGMSRGVILKYFSEKRFGFIKCDPEQPDVFFHVNDIMDFGPFSEDTLKEGIRARFAIGEGAKGTKARSIVLEEQKKN
- a CDS encoding DUF4062 domain-containing protein, with translation MDTGNPILEAVRVLEKRFQVFVSSTYIDLQEERRQVMQALLELDCIPSGMELFPASDEEKWELIRRVIDDCDYYILIIGGRYGSVDEHGVSYTEREYDYAAEAKKPCLCFVHASPGDIPLNKSEINPVLIPRLDAFIHKVESKMCQRYTNPDELGGKVSRSLIQLMKRKPAEGWVRSRYATDPILLSSLRERIAQLENSREMSSSKTKAATEHLQQGEDEYEITVNCSEYRGGEICSWSLVIKMTWDNVYWELGPVMIGECSEHDLKRKLAEVIVYYQPDSPEKQVDISSAHREIYDDCFHTIMIQLAALKLIEKSIKKHSVDDKSTYWTLTQYGEDYLVNMRALKKKH
- a CDS encoding PadR family transcriptional regulator codes for the protein MDWSRHTSDLLRGHIDTILLKLLLGGDKYGYELTKLVFEGSGRAFEVKEATMYSSLKRLEQEGSIQTYWGDETQGGRRKYCRITPEGRAAYDAKKKDWEQARKILDRLL
- a CDS encoding fibro-slime domain-containing protein — translated: MTMKWSGMVLALAAAMFAGCDGGEAPGSAGTDTDTDGDSDSDSDSDSDVDSDTDTDSDSDGGADTDECESLVEVTYHDFADEHPDFGCHMSGAGITYGLVLDTLDADRKPQYNPDIPAVTGGSNPMITSAETFAQWFHSVDGVNTTSTGTLPLVEDPPGSGVYKYESTDYVVVPGQGSFTSEIHSEFVYETGQVFTFSGDDDVWIFIDGTLAVDVGGLHTEETGSIDLDTLGLTPGETYNIDMFHAERCYPVSVFKLQTSIDCFTPVVVE